From Microcystis aeruginosa NIES-2549, a single genomic window includes:
- a CDS encoding AAA-like domain-containing protein, producing MEEIQFNSGASLIQDIWNNFKKFTENSYPNLPGQILLPNDPTYITRQADEQLFKFLQNSQDHSAFCCLFAPPKVGKTSLVFRMKKHFSSLKYKWGGIAFKNFSKNLSERSFYLEIITIIYSKLDDKDHQLLNLLNQIWQNTQENSFELKFINSLQEILKITDKTIIIFLDNLENVMDEEFYEYLKNFLKLLSENHQSFLPYIKFILAGCVNHLNFFQDDCQSLLTQASIIEISPFHRSQCGPLKKVLKNHPSSLAETIIDWTQGQPFLTQILCKIIHDQNIILEDSEILPQIENLFRCYFLKPERLPSLNSHFQQIHDYFVSLGNSHNDSNSVLPTLNLYHRILRNPNKIKFDSESMLQWDLLMSGLILQSKTFLFPANPIYQEVFNQQWILEIKHQLNGLRRSSMPSVKIYNRKVYMLIDQSGSMAERDPKLANERRWIALRELIQGHIYRILHQEGMDQEKICHEITVAFFSPNFARVVTQIQDDSQVAGLFKENQPDGNTFIVPTLRTIIDDWFLTRDPDQGGFIIIYTDGELNDKNDFEKLVHETCKRLNSQDELKMIIIGYGSDIIDRPTFYEYLDENARSNKDRNGEPCDIIVFEKFDTMPNIIEIFDKELSS from the coding sequence ATGGAAGAAATACAATTTAATTCTGGAGCTTCGCTTATTCAAGATATATGGAATAACTTCAAGAAATTTACTGAAAATTCTTATCCTAATCTTCCTGGTCAAATCTTACTCCCTAATGATCCTACTTATATTACTCGTCAAGCAGATGAACAACTCTTTAAGTTTCTCCAGAATAGTCAAGATCATTCAGCCTTTTGTTGTCTATTTGCTCCCCCTAAAGTGGGCAAAACAAGCTTGGTTTTCCGAATGAAAAAACACTTTTCTTCGCTAAAATATAAATGGGGAGGAATTGCCTTTAAAAACTTTTCAAAAAACTTATCAGAACGTTCATTTTATTTAGAAATCATTACAATAATCTACAGTAAACTTGATGACAAAGATCACCAACTACTCAATCTTTTAAATCAGATATGGCAAAATACCCAAGAAAATAGCTTTGAACTAAAATTTATTAACTCTTTACAAGAAATCCTTAAAATTACCGATAAAACTATTATTATTTTTCTGGATAACCTTGAAAATGTGATGGATGAAGAATTTTACGAATATTTAAAAAACTTTCTGAAATTATTGTCAGAAAATCATCAAAGTTTCTTGCCTTATATTAAATTTATTTTAGCAGGGTGCGTTAACCATTTAAATTTTTTTCAAGATGACTGTCAGAGTTTATTGACACAAGCATCCATTATTGAAATCTCTCCTTTTCACCGTAGCCAGTGTGGGCCGCTCAAGAAGGTCTTGAAAAATCATCCTTCTTCGCTTGCGGAAACTATAATTGATTGGACTCAAGGTCAACCGTTCTTAACACAAATTTTATGTAAAATCATCCATGATCAGAATATAATACTAGAAGATTCAGAGATTCTCCCTCAGATTGAAAACTTGTTTAGATGTTATTTTCTTAAGCCTGAAAGGTTGCCTTCCTTGAACTCCCACTTTCAACAAATTCATGATTACTTTGTTAGCTTAGGGAATAGCCATAATGATTCTAACAGTGTTCTACCAACACTCAACTTATATCATCGTATTCTCCGTAATCCTAATAAGATTAAGTTTGATAGTGAGAGTATGCTACAATGGGATTTATTAATGTCTGGATTGATTTTGCAATCAAAAACATTTCTGTTTCCCGCTAATCCGATTTATCAAGAAGTGTTCAATCAACAATGGATTCTTGAAATTAAACACCAATTAAATGGACTAAGGAGGTCTAGTATGCCTAGTGTTAAAATTTATAATCGTAAGGTTTATATGTTAATTGATCAAAGTGGATCTATGGCCGAAAGAGATCCTAAGTTAGCGAATGAAAGACGATGGATTGCACTGCGAGAACTAATCCAAGGTCATATTTACAGAATTCTGCATCAGGAAGGAATGGACCAAGAAAAAATTTGCCATGAGATCACAGTTGCTTTCTTTAGTCCAAATTTTGCTCGTGTAGTAACACAGATACAAGACGATTCACAAGTAGCTGGTCTTTTTAAGGAAAATCAGCCAGATGGTAATACTTTTATTGTCCCTACGCTGAGAACCATCATTGATGACTGGTTTCTGACTCGAGATCCTGATCAAGGTGGATTTATTATCATATACACTGACGGCGAATTAAATGATAAAAATGATTTTGAGAAGTTGGTTCATGAAACCTGTAAAAGGCTGAATAGTCAGGATGAACTCAAGATGATTATTATTGGCTATGGAAGTGACATCATTGACAGACCTACATTTTATGAATATTTAGATGAGAATGCTCGTTCTAATAAAGATAGAAATGGCGAGCCATGTGACATTATTGTCTTTGAAAAATTTGATACAATGCCTAATATTATTGAGATTTTTGATAAAGAGCTTTCAAGCTGA